The following proteins are encoded in a genomic region of Myxosarcina sp. GI1:
- the polA gene encoding DNA polymerase I yields MSQATSNNLSISDREAPLFILLDGHSLAFRAYYAFSNSRSGPLITSAGVPTSICFGFLNSLLQVLDAEQPQLMAVAFDRSEPTFRHQADPNYKSNRTETPEDFIPDILNLQQLLTALNLTIATKAEYEADDILGTLARQASEAGYRVKIVSGDRDLFQLVDDNKNIGVLYLDNKALKSSSKNYLEFDRAAVVAKMNITPEQIVDYKALCGDPSDCIPGVKGIGDKTAVKLLNEYGSLEAIYQNIDKIKGAVKKKLETGKDDALHSQYLAQIHLDTPVNITLEECKLKGFDADLVIPLLKELELNKAIASIDRLQTRLGGEASSDRQKVIITCQPSGNSNGQLSLFGDEDTVAETEPVKPEVFKPKLNTQVIDTETKLQELIATLEKYTDIEHPVAWDTETTALDTRDAELVGIGCCWGETDSQVAYIPLNHTEGKQLDKQQVLSALKPILESTDYPKALQNAKFDRLVLHHQGIELAGVVFDTMLASYVLNPETTHNLGDLSERYGLEIAATSYKDLGIGKGQTIANLDIAKVADYCGLDTYATYYLVGKLKAELKQYPDLEKLLLDIEQPLEPVLAKMETTGVRLDIEYLKEFSQKLDKDLQEIEAKTYDYAGEEFNLGSPKQLSEILFDRLNLDRKKSRKTKTGYSTNQAVLEKLKGDHPIIDTMLEYRTLAKLKSTYVDALPALVRQDTNRVHTDFNQAVTATGRLSSSNPNLQNIPIRTEFSRQIRKAFIPQDDWLLVAADYSQIELRILAHLSQEPVLVEAYRNSRDVHSVTAQLLFEKEKITAEERRLGKIINFGVIYGMGAQRFARESGFKAEVGKQFIEKYRQKYGKVFAYLEGVKKQAIALGYVTTILGRRRYVNLTSDSLRKLKGSDPQAIDLVNLNYGYSDMQILRAAANAPIQGSSADIIKIAMIKLHDTLAKYKARLLLQVHDELVLEVPPDEWLELQPLIISAMEDAVSLSIPLLVEVHAGKNWMEAK; encoded by the coding sequence ATGTCTCAAGCCACTTCCAACAATTTAAGCATTTCAGATCGAGAAGCACCACTATTTATTTTGCTTGACGGTCACTCGTTAGCTTTTCGCGCTTATTATGCTTTTAGCAATTCTCGCAGTGGACCTTTGATTACTTCGGCAGGAGTTCCCACCAGTATTTGTTTTGGGTTTCTCAATTCCTTATTACAGGTGTTAGATGCCGAACAACCGCAGTTAATGGCGGTAGCTTTCGATCGCAGCGAACCAACTTTTCGCCATCAGGCAGATCCTAACTATAAAAGCAATCGTACCGAAACGCCAGAAGATTTTATTCCCGACATTCTAAATTTGCAGCAGCTATTGACGGCATTGAATTTAACTATAGCCACTAAAGCCGAATACGAAGCCGACGATATTTTAGGGACGTTAGCCAGACAGGCTAGCGAAGCAGGGTACAGGGTTAAAATTGTCAGTGGCGATCGCGATTTATTTCAGTTAGTAGACGATAATAAAAATATCGGCGTACTCTATTTAGATAACAAAGCCTTAAAAAGCAGTTCTAAAAACTATTTAGAGTTCGATCGCGCTGCGGTAGTAGCCAAGATGAACATTACCCCAGAACAAATAGTAGACTATAAAGCTTTGTGCGGCGATCCTTCAGACTGTATTCCTGGAGTTAAGGGAATTGGGGATAAAACGGCGGTCAAATTATTAAATGAATACGGCAGTTTAGAAGCTATCTATCAAAACATCGATAAAATTAAAGGCGCGGTAAAAAAGAAGCTAGAGACTGGCAAAGACGATGCGCTACATTCGCAATATTTAGCCCAAATTCATTTAGACACTCCTGTAAATATTACCTTAGAAGAATGTAAATTAAAGGGGTTCGATGCCGATTTAGTGATTCCCCTGCTAAAAGAATTAGAGTTAAATAAAGCGATCGCCAGTATAGACCGTTTGCAAACCAGATTGGGGGGAGAGGCTTCGAGCGATCGCCAGAAAGTAATTATTACTTGTCAGCCTAGTGGTAATAGTAACGGTCAGCTATCTTTATTTGGTGATGAAGATACAGTAGCAGAAACAGAACCAGTTAAGCCAGAAGTTTTTAAACCCAAGTTAAATACTCAAGTTATCGACACTGAAACCAAACTGCAAGAGCTAATTGCCACTTTAGAAAAGTATACAGATATCGAACACCCTGTGGCTTGGGATACCGAAACCACTGCTTTAGATACCCGCGATGCAGAATTAGTCGGTATTGGCTGTTGCTGGGGAGAAACTGATTCGCAAGTGGCATATATTCCCCTCAACCATACAGAAGGCAAGCAGTTAGACAAACAGCAAGTATTATCGGCTTTAAAACCCATATTAGAAAGTACCGACTATCCCAAAGCCTTACAAAATGCTAAATTCGATCGCTTAGTATTACACCATCAGGGAATCGAACTAGCGGGGGTAGTTTTTGATACCATGCTGGCTAGCTATGTACTAAATCCCGAAACTACTCATAATTTGGGAGATCTATCAGAACGTTATGGTTTGGAAATTGCTGCAACTAGCTATAAAGATTTAGGCATTGGCAAAGGACAAACTATTGCTAATTTAGATATAGCCAAAGTAGCAGATTACTGTGGATTGGATACTTATGCCACTTATTATTTAGTCGGGAAATTAAAAGCCGAACTAAAACAGTATCCCGATTTAGAAAAACTACTATTAGATATCGAACAGCCTTTAGAACCAGTATTGGCAAAAATGGAAACTACTGGCGTTCGCTTGGATATTGAATATTTAAAAGAATTTTCTCAAAAGCTAGATAAAGATTTACAGGAAATCGAAGCTAAAACCTATGACTATGCGGGGGAAGAATTTAATTTAGGTTCTCCCAAACAACTAAGCGAAATTCTGTTCGATCGCCTCAATTTAGATCGTAAAAAATCCCGTAAAACTAAGACGGGTTATTCTACTAACCAGGCAGTATTAGAAAAGCTTAAAGGCGATCATCCAATTATCGATACTATGTTAGAGTATCGGACTTTAGCTAAGCTTAAATCTACCTATGTCGATGCCTTGCCTGCTTTAGTACGCCAAGATACCAACCGCGTGCATACAGATTTTAATCAGGCGGTTACTGCTACGGGAAGGCTTTCTTCTTCTAATCCCAACCTACAAAATATTCCCATTCGTACTGAGTTTTCTCGCCAGATTCGCAAGGCTTTTATTCCACAAGATGACTGGCTATTAGTTGCCGCAGACTACTCGCAAATAGAGTTAAGAATTTTGGCTCATTTAAGTCAAGAACCCGTATTAGTAGAAGCTTATCGCAACAGTCGCGACGTTCACAGCGTCACCGCTCAACTGTTATTTGAAAAAGAAAAAATAACTGCCGAAGAAAGACGCTTGGGTAAAATAATAAACTTTGGCGTAATCTACGGCATGGGAGCGCAAAGATTTGCTAGAGAGTCTGGTTTTAAAGCCGAAGTCGGCAAACAGTTTATTGAAAAATATCGCCAGAAATACGGCAAAGTTTTTGCTTATCTAGAAGGAGTGAAAAAACAGGCGATCGCATTAGGATATGTTACGACTATTCTGGGTAGAAGGCGATATGTCAATCTAACTAGCGATAGTTTGAGAAAACTTAAAGGTAGCGATCCGCAAGCGATCGATTTAGTTAATCTTAACTATGGCTACTCCGATATGCAAATACTAAGAGCTGCAGCCAACGCACCCATTCAAGGTTCTAGTGCTGATATTATCAAAATTGCGATGATAAAACTGCACGACACTTTAGCCAAGTATAAGGCGCGTTTGCTATTACAGGTTCACGACGAACTAGTGTTAGAAGTTCCACCTGACGAATGGTTGGAATTGCAGCCACTAATTATTTCGGCGATGGAAGATGCTGTTAGCTTAAGTATTCCTTTACTCGTGGAAGTTCATGCAGGTAAAAACTGGATGGAAGCTAAATAA